GCGTACGGGCCGAAGCGGCCCCAGGCGACGACGGCGGCCAGCGCGAGCAGCACCACGTTGACGGCGATGGCCGACGGCTCCTTGCGGCGGGCGTGGACGGCGGCGGCGCCGAGCATGGTGACGGCGAGGCCGGTGGCCGCCAAGGGGGTGAGGATCGGGGCGATGCCGGTGACGGCGGGCAGGATCAGGCCGAGGGCGGCGAGAAGTTCGACCACGCCGATCAGCCGGACCTGCGCGGGGGTGAAGTCCGCCACCCAGGGCAGCATGGGGCGCAGCTTGTCCTTGGGCTGGGTGGACTTCATGACCCCGAGCAGGCCGAAGGCGGCGGCCAGGACGGCCTGCAGTACCCATAGGAACACGTTCATGTCAGTTGCTCTTTCCGTCGGGCGGTTACGGGTGATCGACGCCGCTAGTAGCGGCCGAGAGTGCCGCGGTGTCTGGCCAGGTGTTCGAGCCGGTTGAACAGCACCACCCCGGCGGTCGTGATGAGCAGGGGCTGGACGAGCAGCCAGCCGAGCCCCCAGCCGGTCGGCAGGGCGGTCAGGGAATGCCCGCCGAGCAGGATGTCGCGCATCGCCTCGATGCCGGGCGCGATGGGGACCACCAGCCGGCTGAGGAAGGCGATCGGGTCGGGCATGGCGGCGAGGGGGACCAGGGTGCCGCCGGCGATGGCGTAGACGGCCACCGACAGCTGCGTGATGATCTCGATGCGTTTGAACACCAGGGTCAGCCCGCACAGGATGAGAGCCAGCCCGCAGGTGCCCAGCGCGATGGCGGCCAGCGGCACGATCACCTGCGCGTCGAAGGGCAGCGGCCCGCCCTGGACGGCGATGGCGACGGCGCCGGTGGCCAGGACGGCCAGCGCGGTGGGCAGGGCCGAGATCACCGCGGCGACCTGGCGGCCGAGGATGCGCGCGGCCGAGGGCAGCGGGGTCAGATAGGTCTGTTCCAGCACGCCGGACTGGATGTCGCCCAGGTAGCTCCAGAACATCCGGTTGACCTGCTCGTGGATGAAGGTCAGCGCCACCATGCCGAGCAGTACCGGCAGCAGCAGTTCCGCACGCAGCTGCCCGCGTCCCATGAACAGCACGATGAGCAGGTAGAACAGCGGGAACGTGATCATCTGGATCAGGCCTTCGCGCCAGCCGGCGACGAGGTTGAGCAGGCCCTTGCGGACCTCTGCGGCCAGTCCGCGGGCGAAGGTCATGACGACTCCTGCAGGGCTCGGCGGTGGTTGCGGACGAACAGCAGGCCGCCAACGACGGTGAGCGCGAGGGTGTGGGCGAGCAGCCAGGGCAGGGTGCCGTCGCTCCAGATCTCGGCCAGACTCCGTCCCTCGAACAGCGTCTGGGTCATCGCCTCGACGCCCAGCGTGGTGGGCAGGACCCTGGCGAGGACGGCCAGCCAGTCCGGATAGAGGGCCAGCGGCAGGAACGAGCCGTTGAGCAGCAGCACCAGCGAGGTGAACAGCGACTGCAGGGCGCCGATCATCGGCGAGACCAGGGCGAGGGCGGCCAGCAGGAAGGTGAAGGCCAGCACGTTGACCCCCAGCAGTACGGCGGGCAACAGCGCCGCCCAGCGCAGCGGGATCGTGATCCCGGCGACCAGCATCGGGACGAGCGACGCGACGGCGGCCACCGCGAGGCCGAACACCGAGGCGGTGATCAGCCGGCCGACCATCGGCAGCCACGGCGGCGCCGAGGTCATCTGGGCCTGGGCGAAGGTGCCGGCCCGTTTCTCCTCGATGAGATCGGCCACCATCACCAGAGCGGCGTACTGCAGGAACCAGTAGCCGCCGATCGCGACCAGCGTCTGCGGCAGCAGGTCCTGCCGGAGCTCGCCCTGTCCCAGGACGAACTGCAGGCCGAGGTACATCATGGTGCTGATCAGCAGCGTGATGACGTGCCCGACCGGGTGGGCGAGCTGAACGCGCAGGCCCTTGCCGATCTCCGCGCCCAGGACGTCAAGCATCGTTCACCAGAGCCAGGAACACGTCCTCCAGATCGGGCTGGACCTGGGTGAGCGACTCGATGACCGCCCCGTGGGCGCGCAGGCGCTCGACCACGTCGTACACCTCGATCGGATCGCTCACCCGCACGCTGATCGTGGTGACGCCCTCGCGGGTGACGGCGTCGAAGCCGGGCGGCGCGGCTCCTTCGACGCGGATCTCGTACTTGTCGCGTTCGCGGAAACCCGCCAGCAGTTCGCGGGTGGGCAGGTCGGCCACGATCCGTCCCTGGCGGATGACGGCCACCCGGTCGCACAGCTCCTGGGCCACGTCCAGCTGGTGGGTGGTGAGCAGGATGGTGGTGCCGAGCTCGCGGGCCAGCTCGGCGATCCAGTCCTTGACGACGCGGGTGGCCTCGATGTCCAGGCCGAGCGTCGGCTCGTCCAGTAGCACGATCGGCGGGCCGGCGACCAGGGCCACGGCGATCGCGACCTTCTGCTGCATGCCGCGCGAGAAGCCGCCGACCTTGTCGTC
This window of the Nonomuraea africana genome carries:
- a CDS encoding DoxX family protein, producing MNVFLWVLQAVLAAAFGLLGVMKSTQPKDKLRPMLPWVADFTPAQVRLIGVVELLAALGLILPAVTGIAPILTPLAATGLAVTMLGAAAVHARRKEPSAIAVNVVLLALAAVVAWGRFGPYAF
- a CDS encoding ABC transporter permease, translated to MTFARGLAAEVRKGLLNLVAGWREGLIQMITFPLFYLLIVLFMGRGQLRAELLLPVLLGMVALTFIHEQVNRMFWSYLGDIQSGVLEQTYLTPLPSAARILGRQVAAVISALPTALAVLATGAVAIAVQGGPLPFDAQVIVPLAAIALGTCGLALILCGLTLVFKRIEIITQLSVAVYAIAGGTLVPLAAMPDPIAFLSRLVVPIAPGIEAMRDILLGGHSLTALPTGWGLGWLLVQPLLITTAGVVLFNRLEHLARHRGTLGRY
- a CDS encoding ABC transporter permease, whose amino-acid sequence is MLDVLGAEIGKGLRVQLAHPVGHVITLLISTMMYLGLQFVLGQGELRQDLLPQTLVAIGGYWFLQYAALVMVADLIEEKRAGTFAQAQMTSAPPWLPMVGRLITASVFGLAVAAVASLVPMLVAGITIPLRWAALLPAVLLGVNVLAFTFLLAALALVSPMIGALQSLFTSLVLLLNGSFLPLALYPDWLAVLARVLPTTLGVEAMTQTLFEGRSLAEIWSDGTLPWLLAHTLALTVVGGLLFVRNHRRALQESS
- a CDS encoding ABC transporter ATP-binding protein; protein product: MIEIEALTKVYGSAQVRAVDEVSLRIPAGSVFGFLGPNGAGKTTTIKMLAGLLTPTSGLVRLGGFDVARQRSAAMAQFGAVLEGSRNVYWSLSAWQNLMYFGRLKGMRKTQVAERAEDLLTSLGLWERRDDKVGGFSRGMQQKVAIAVALVAGPPIVLLDEPTLGLDIEATRVVKDWIAELARELGTTILLTTHQLDVAQELCDRVAVIRQGRIVADLPTRELLAGFRERDKYEIRVEGAAPPGFDAVTREGVTTISVRVSDPIEVYDVVERLRAHGAVIESLTQVQPDLEDVFLALVNDA